A stretch of the Sulfurimonas sp. HSL-1656 genome encodes the following:
- a CDS encoding ABC-type transport auxiliary lipoprotein family protein, which yields MKWVTAIIIAALIGGCSLTREAPPVQSYRLDGGEMIGTESTEGCRERVIRIALIEAPQWLEGTAIHYAGTDHRFYRYTLSRWEQSPVQQIQQLIEKSVIESGLFKGVVPYKSLAKNDWLLEVRIEQMLQTIDSKGAGETELMLYAVLVDQYSRRILAQKTFSYRQQNADAGAQSAVRGWSEGVTAFKSALIAWLAEQCETQAGIDRSDVDL from the coding sequence ATGAAATGGGTAACAGCGATAATCATCGCAGCATTGATCGGCGGCTGCAGCCTGACGCGGGAGGCGCCGCCGGTGCAGAGCTACCGGCTTGACGGCGGGGAGATGATCGGCACGGAGAGCACGGAAGGGTGCAGGGAACGTGTCATACGCATCGCTCTTATCGAGGCCCCGCAGTGGCTGGAAGGCACCGCGATCCATTACGCCGGGACGGACCACCGTTTCTACCGCTATACCCTTTCGCGCTGGGAGCAGTCCCCGGTGCAGCAGATCCAGCAGCTGATCGAAAAGAGCGTCATCGAAAGCGGCCTGTTCAAGGGGGTGGTTCCGTACAAATCCCTGGCCAAGAACGACTGGCTTCTGGAAGTCCGTATTGAACAGATGCTGCAGACGATCGACAGTAAGGGGGCGGGTGAAACAGAGCTGATGCTCTATGCGGTCCTGGTGGACCAGTACAGCCGGCGGATCCTCGCGCAAAAGACGTTCAGCTACCGGCAGCAGAATGCCGATGCCGGTGCACAGAGTGCGGTACGCGGATGGAGCGAGGGTGTCACCGCCTTCAAATCGGCACTGATAGCGTGGCTGGCAGAACAGTGCGAGACACAGGCAGGGATTGACCGCAGCGATGTCGATCTTTGA
- a CDS encoding MlaD family protein translates to MNAKTNETIVGIFVLLSLALMAFFVIWMLQPAKKDELQSYRIEFGESVSGLNVDSPVKFRGVTVGKVRAIRISPNNIEKIEVLIDVWKTTPVKTDTIAMLKSQGITGLSYVDLSRGSDSAPLLQPKGKETVPTIPFEPSFFVTLERTFGSASDNISELLLRLKELIGEQNQGEVSRLLHHSANVAEKLDAGLTPERFAHLDDTVRKLGRLAADLDARTKGLPQLLQNGDAAMGQAKVSLASLQESFASMAETLRVINARNKNGDYSIKETMGPGMAQFEVTMRQMEQSLVLLNQMLLRYGENPSDMLFEHQPPQVGPGEAK, encoded by the coding sequence GTGAACGCCAAAACGAACGAGACGATCGTCGGTATCTTTGTCCTACTCTCCTTGGCGCTGATGGCCTTCTTTGTCATCTGGATGCTGCAGCCGGCCAAGAAGGATGAGCTGCAGAGCTACCGCATCGAGTTCGGTGAATCGGTTTCAGGGCTTAACGTCGATTCGCCCGTCAAGTTCCGCGGCGTCACGGTGGGCAAGGTGCGTGCCATCCGGATCAGTCCCAACAATATCGAGAAGATCGAGGTCCTGATCGACGTGTGGAAAACGACGCCGGTGAAAACGGATACGATCGCCATGCTCAAATCGCAGGGGATCACGGGGCTGAGCTACGTCGACCTGAGCCGCGGCAGCGATTCGGCCCCGCTGCTGCAGCCCAAAGGCAAAGAGACGGTCCCGACGATCCCGTTTGAGCCCTCATTCTTTGTGACGCTGGAGCGTACGTTCGGATCGGCATCCGATAACATTTCCGAGCTTCTGCTGCGCCTCAAAGAGCTGATCGGAGAGCAGAACCAGGGGGAGGTCTCCCGCCTGCTCCATCACAGCGCCAATGTCGCGGAGAAGCTTGATGCGGGGCTGACACCGGAACGGTTCGCACACCTGGACGATACGGTCCGGAAGCTGGGCCGGCTGGCGGCGGACCTGGATGCCCGCACAAAGGGACTCCCGCAGCTGCTGCAAAACGGCGATGCCGCGATGGGGCAGGCCAAGGTCTCGCTTGCTTCCCTGCAGGAGAGTTTCGCCTCCATGGCTGAAACGCTGCGGGTGATCAACGCCCGCAACAAGAACGGCGATTACAGTATCAAAGAGACGATGGGGCCGGGGATGGCACAGTTTGAGGTGACGATGCGGCAGATGGAGCAGAGCCTCGTGCTGCTCAACCAGATGCTGCTGCGCTACGGCGAGAACCCCTCGGATATGCTCTTTGAACATCAACCGCCGCAGGTGGGACCGGGAGAAGCGAAATGA
- a CDS encoding ATP-binding cassette domain-containing protein, whose amino-acid sequence MRPVIEVEKVVTRFGDRLVHDGVSLHINAGEIYGFLGPSGCGKSTLMREIILLEPVQSGSIRLFGEPLNTLSFEAAQALRRKWGVLFQSNALFTSLNVAENISVMLREYTALPAGVIDEIVAFKLDIVGLTPKEGQLYPSQLSGGMKKKVALARALALDPPLLFLDEPTSGLDPVSAREFDALIMRLRDMLQLTVVMVTHDLASIETTLDRMAIIDERRIAAEGTLSEVKEVPSPFIRTFFGGDVS is encoded by the coding sequence ATGCGGCCGGTGATCGAGGTTGAAAAGGTTGTCACGCGTTTCGGGGATCGCCTGGTGCATGACGGGGTCTCACTGCATATCAACGCGGGCGAGATCTACGGTTTTCTCGGTCCCAGCGGCTGCGGTAAATCGACGCTGATGCGCGAGATCATTCTGCTGGAACCGGTCCAGAGCGGGAGCATCCGCCTCTTCGGCGAACCTTTGAACACGCTCTCTTTCGAGGCGGCACAGGCCCTGCGGCGCAAATGGGGGGTGCTGTTCCAGTCCAACGCCCTCTTTACCTCGCTCAACGTGGCCGAAAACATCTCCGTCATGCTCAGAGAGTATACGGCGCTGCCCGCGGGGGTGATCGATGAGATCGTGGCTTTCAAACTGGATATTGTGGGGCTGACGCCCAAAGAGGGGCAGCTCTACCCCTCCCAGCTCAGCGGCGGGATGAAAAAGAAGGTGGCCCTGGCCCGCGCCCTGGCCCTCGACCCGCCGCTGCTGTTCCTGGACGAACCGACCTCGGGACTCGACCCCGTTTCGGCCCGGGAGTTCGATGCCCTGATCATGCGGCTGCGGGACATGCTACAATTAACCGTAGTAATGGTGACCCACGACCTCGCCTCGATCGAAACGACCCTTGACCGCATGGCGATCATCGATGAGCGTCGCATTGCCGCCGAAGGAACACTTTCGGAGGTCAAAGAGGTGCCGAGCCCGTTTATACGTACATTTTTTGGAGGTGACGTGTCGTGA
- a CDS encoding MlaE family lipid ABC transporter permease subunit — MAQLRIEETGHGMTVYCSGLWQATALDEVAGSVRETLAPLRSYEITFELSGVERIDSAGALLLQHMQRRLEAGGNLVKIQGADDDSARMLEMVRQYGHPGTDFAVASPGFLAQTGREAAEVFANGMGITAFVGRTFKAFVNLLFLRVGFRYKETGYQMMESAIKALGIIALTMFLVGVVVAYQSAVQLKTYGANIFIVDALGISILRELAPMLTAIVVAGRSGSSYAAQIGVMKMTEEIDAMRTMGFDPFAFLVLPRLFALIIMMPILIFFADAFGMLGGMLIAHTELDLSVTLFTDRFTEAVALKHFWVGLVKGPFFAVLIASIGIYRGMQVRNDTESIGINTTKSVVEAIFAVIICDALFSIVFTKLGF; from the coding sequence ATGGCGCAGCTGCGGATCGAAGAGACCGGACACGGGATGACGGTATACTGCAGCGGCCTGTGGCAGGCCACGGCGCTCGATGAAGTCGCCGGAAGCGTCCGGGAGACGCTTGCCCCTCTCCGGAGTTACGAAATCACTTTTGAGCTTTCGGGGGTCGAACGGATCGATTCGGCGGGGGCGTTGCTGCTGCAGCATATGCAGCGCCGACTGGAAGCCGGGGGTAACCTGGTCAAGATTCAGGGGGCCGATGACGACAGCGCCCGGATGCTGGAGATGGTGCGCCAGTACGGCCACCCCGGGACGGATTTCGCGGTAGCCTCCCCGGGCTTCCTGGCGCAGACCGGGAGGGAGGCGGCCGAGGTCTTTGCGAACGGCATGGGCATTACCGCCTTTGTCGGGCGGACGTTCAAGGCATTTGTGAACCTGCTTTTCCTGCGGGTGGGGTTCCGTTACAAAGAGACCGGCTACCAGATGATGGAGAGCGCCATCAAGGCCCTGGGCATTATCGCGCTGACGATGTTCCTGGTGGGGGTTGTCGTCGCCTACCAATCGGCGGTGCAGCTTAAAACCTACGGGGCGAACATCTTCATCGTCGACGCGCTGGGGATCTCGATCCTGCGCGAACTCGCCCCGATGCTGACGGCCATCGTCGTCGCCGGCCGAAGCGGTTCCTCCTATGCCGCGCAGATCGGGGTCATGAAGATGACCGAGGAGATCGACGCGATGCGGACCATGGGCTTCGACCCCTTTGCCTTCCTGGTCCTGCCGCGGCTTTTCGCCCTGATCATCATGATGCCCATCCTCATCTTCTTCGCCGATGCCTTCGGCATGCTCGGGGGCATGCTGATCGCCCATACGGAGCTGGACCTCTCCGTGACGCTCTTTACCGACCGTTTCACCGAAGCCGTGGCCCTCAAGCACTTCTGGGTCGGGTTGGTCAAGGGGCCTTTCTTCGCGGTCCTCATCGCCTCGATCGGGATCTACCGCGGGATGCAGGTCAGAAACGACACGGAGAGTATCGGGATCAACACGACCAAGAGCGTCGTCGAGGCGATCTTTGCCGTGATCATCTGCGATGCGCTCTTCTCCATCGTCTTCACAAAGCTGGGGTTCTGA
- a CDS encoding metallophosphoesterase: MSRDPYEVLPGALLISDAHYAETRPQLLALLQAIDTGELDTPQLLLMGDIFDLLFGQIAVTHAMNAEAVATLQRISRRIPVLYLEGNHDYNLAGLFPDATVVPLSRQPFACRCGERTLLLAHGDFNQPWQYNLYTALIRNGVILHLLGWINRLTGNGIIAKLEAHLNRKNHCHAMTDYEGFVRRHLAPLALAGTDVLIEGHYHQGMAFDFEGLRYFNPDAFACNLRYAIVRDDQNGFTLQTREWKDG, translated from the coding sequence ATGTCCCGTGACCCCTACGAGGTGCTGCCCGGCGCGCTGCTGATCAGCGACGCCCACTACGCCGAAACGCGCCCGCAGCTGCTCGCTTTGCTGCAGGCGATCGACACGGGAGAGCTGGACACACCGCAGCTGCTGCTGATGGGGGACATCTTCGACCTGCTTTTCGGGCAGATCGCGGTGACCCATGCCATGAATGCCGAAGCGGTTGCAACGCTGCAGCGCATCAGCCGGCGCATACCCGTTCTCTACCTTGAAGGCAACCATGACTACAACCTCGCCGGACTTTTTCCGGATGCCACCGTCGTACCACTGTCGCGTCAGCCCTTTGCGTGCCGATGCGGGGAACGCACACTGCTGCTGGCACACGGGGACTTCAACCAGCCGTGGCAGTACAACCTCTATACGGCACTGATCCGCAACGGCGTCATTCTGCACCTGCTGGGCTGGATCAACCGCCTGACCGGGAACGGTATCATCGCGAAACTCGAGGCGCACCTGAACAGGAAAAACCACTGCCACGCCATGACGGACTACGAAGGGTTCGTACGGCGCCATCTCGCCCCGCTGGCGCTTGCGGGCACCGATGTCTTGATCGAAGGACACTACCACCAGGGGATGGCCTTCGACTTTGAGGGCCTGCGTTATTTCAATCCCGATGCATTTGCCTGTAATCTTCGCTATGCTATCGTTAGAGACGACCAAAACGGGTTTACCCTGCAGACGCGGGAGTGGAAGGACGGTTAA
- the argC gene encoding N-acetyl-gamma-glutamyl-phosphate reductase produces the protein MIKVAVIGASGYTGIELIKMLITHPRFELAYVATSEGGVSLTELHPSLAGVYECDVLKADADAVADAAELAFLALPHKTAMGFVKALRERGVKVVDLSADYRLKRETYEAHYVPHIDPENLAHAVYGLPELFRSAIKKADLVANPGCYPTATILGALPFMRYMQPGSPLIVDAKSGVSGAGKKCTESTHFVAINDNAFAYNPLGHRHGPEIAEKLALEEGQVHFVPHLLGVTRGMLSSVYMQVTGSFEPLEVLQAYYADEPNVRVRTEPVSMKQVAGTNFCDVFAKRSGDTLFITSAIDNLLRGASSQAVVNANLMMGLDENTGIPNIAYVP, from the coding sequence ATGATTAAAGTCGCGGTCATCGGGGCCAGCGGCTATACCGGGATTGAACTGATCAAAATGCTCATCACGCACCCGCGTTTCGAGCTGGCCTATGTCGCCACCAGCGAAGGCGGCGTGAGTCTGACCGAACTGCACCCCTCTCTGGCGGGCGTCTACGAGTGCGATGTGCTCAAGGCCGATGCCGACGCCGTTGCCGACGCGGCGGAGCTGGCCTTCCTGGCCCTCCCGCACAAAACGGCGATGGGCTTCGTGAAAGCGCTGCGGGAGCGCGGTGTCAAAGTCGTCGACCTCTCTGCCGACTACCGCCTCAAGCGCGAGACCTATGAGGCGCACTATGTTCCCCATATCGATCCGGAGAACCTTGCGCATGCCGTGTACGGACTGCCGGAACTTTTCCGCAGCGCGATCAAAAAGGCCGACCTCGTGGCGAACCCGGGATGCTACCCGACGGCGACGATCCTCGGGGCACTCCCTTTTATGCGCTACATGCAGCCGGGTTCGCCGCTGATCGTGGATGCCAAGAGCGGGGTCAGCGGCGCCGGTAAGAAGTGCACGGAGAGTACCCACTTCGTGGCGATCAACGACAACGCCTTCGCCTATAATCCGCTGGGGCACCGCCACGGGCCGGAGATCGCCGAGAAGCTTGCCCTCGAGGAGGGACAGGTCCATTTCGTGCCCCACCTGCTCGGGGTGACGCGGGGGATGCTCAGCTCCGTCTACATGCAGGTTACGGGGAGTTTCGAGCCGCTGGAAGTGCTTCAGGCCTACTATGCGGACGAACCGAACGTGCGTGTCCGGACCGAACCGGTTTCGATGAAACAGGTGGCCGGGACCAACTTCTGCGACGTCTTCGCCAAGCGCAGCGGCGATACGCTCTTTATCACCTCGGCCATCGACAACCTCCTCCGGGGGGCGAGTTCGCAGGCCGTCGTCAATGCCAACCTGATGATGGGGCTGGACGAAAACACGGGAATCCCGAATATCGCCTATGTCCCGTGA
- the greA gene encoding transcription elongation factor GreA, translated as MSQAQPMTRFGYEKLQAEVNHLKTVERPTIVKAIEEAVALGDLKENAEYHAAKERQGQIDDRLNELSALLGNAQIVDPSTLEHSRVSFGSTVVLCDMDTDEEVTYTIVGGCESNPQLGLISFASPLAKQLLGKEEGDELKAKLPGGMKAFEVIEVKYQEIVFECHD; from the coding sequence TTGAGCCAGGCACAACCGATGACCCGTTTCGGATACGAAAAACTGCAAGCGGAGGTCAATCATCTCAAAACGGTCGAACGCCCGACGATCGTCAAGGCGATCGAGGAGGCCGTGGCCCTGGGGGACCTGAAGGAGAATGCGGAGTACCATGCCGCCAAGGAGCGCCAGGGTCAGATCGACGACCGCCTGAACGAACTGTCAGCGCTGCTGGGCAATGCGCAGATCGTTGACCCTTCCACCCTGGAACACAGCCGCGTCAGTTTCGGCTCGACGGTCGTACTGTGCGACATGGATACGGATGAAGAGGTGACCTATACCATCGTCGGCGGCTGCGAAAGCAACCCGCAGCTGGGGCTGATCTCGTTCGCGTCGCCGCTGGCCAAGCAGCTGCTGGGCAAAGAGGAGGGCGACGAGCTCAAGGCGAAGCTGCCCGGCGGGATGAAAGCGTTCGAAGTCATCGAAGTAAAATACCAGGAGATTGTTTTTGAGTGCCATGATTAA
- a CDS encoding FAD/NAD(P)-binding oxidoreductase: MKFSRRDILKFGGALAAAVAAAGVAEAADTVPKNRPTDSPATLPKPKGPRVVVVGGGWSGLSLAKYTKLFAPTADVVLVEQRDVFISCPVSNMWLVDKVDLEFITHDYYQAAQQHGYTYFHAAATGVDKARNTLHTTMGDITYDYLVLAPGIDYDYSFWTNDPQLENRLRQEYPAAFRPGSEHMTLKRKIHAFEGGTFLMTVPGGNYRCLPAPYERACLIADYFKHNGIKGKVLLLDENNDITIKAHGFHTAFEELYKEYIVYEPNAVIEEIDLDKKVVKTEFDTFAFDDASFYPHVRGGKLLEVCGVAKDTVYNRLEGDIDPMTYEVRGHSNIYVTGDARPTGFSKSGNTSLSEGQNVAKMLAAKINKQAPLKWMSPVTLCISAVSAFPEHGIFIHSEYAYNAKQKQFEFATPVTDEHWKGEEGLENARNIYGWAEACYIDMFGAAKS; this comes from the coding sequence ATGAAATTTTCCCGCAGAGATATCCTGAAATTCGGCGGAGCCCTCGCCGCCGCCGTTGCAGCCGCCGGAGTCGCCGAAGCCGCCGATACCGTCCCGAAAAACCGGCCAACCGACAGCCCGGCCACGCTGCCGAAGCCCAAAGGTCCCCGTGTCGTCGTCGTCGGCGGCGGCTGGTCCGGGCTCAGCCTGGCCAAGTACACCAAGCTCTTCGCCCCCACGGCCGACGTCGTCCTCGTCGAACAGCGCGACGTCTTCATCTCCTGCCCCGTCAGCAACATGTGGCTGGTGGACAAGGTCGACCTGGAGTTCATCACCCATGATTATTACCAGGCGGCCCAGCAGCACGGCTACACCTATTTCCATGCCGCCGCGACGGGCGTGGACAAAGCCCGCAACACCCTGCACACCACCATGGGCGACATTACCTACGACTACCTCGTGCTCGCCCCCGGCATCGACTACGACTACTCCTTCTGGACCAATGACCCGCAATTGGAGAACCGCCTGCGCCAGGAGTACCCGGCCGCTTTCCGTCCCGGTTCGGAGCATATGACCCTCAAGCGCAAGATCCACGCCTTCGAGGGAGGGACTTTCCTCATGACCGTCCCCGGCGGCAACTACCGCTGCCTGCCCGCGCCCTACGAACGCGCCTGCCTCATTGCGGATTACTTCAAACACAACGGGATCAAGGGCAAAGTCCTTCTGCTCGACGAGAACAACGACATCACGATCAAGGCCCACGGTTTCCACACGGCGTTCGAAGAGCTCTACAAGGAGTACATCGTCTACGAACCCAACGCCGTCATCGAGGAGATCGACCTTGACAAAAAAGTCGTCAAAACGGAGTTCGACACCTTCGCGTTCGACGACGCCTCCTTCTACCCCCATGTGCGGGGTGGGAAGCTCCTGGAGGTGTGCGGGGTCGCCAAAGACACCGTCTACAACCGGCTCGAGGGGGACATCGACCCGATGACCTACGAGGTCCGCGGCCATTCCAACATCTACGTCACCGGCGACGCCCGGCCCACCGGCTTCTCAAAGTCGGGGAACACGTCGCTCAGCGAGGGGCAGAATGTCGCGAAGATGCTCGCCGCGAAGATCAACAAACAGGCCCCCCTGAAGTGGATGTCGCCGGTGACGCTCTGCATCTCCGCCGTCTCCGCCTTTCCCGAACACGGGATCTTCATCCACTCCGAATACGCCTATAACGCGAAGCAAAAACAGTTCGAGTTCGCCACCCCTGTTACCGATGAGCACTGGAAAGGCGAAGAGGGGCTGGAGAATGCCCGTAACATCTACGGCTGGGCAGAGGCCTGCTACATCGATATGTTCGGGGCCGCCAAGAGCTGA
- a CDS encoding YCF48-related protein: MRFNTLFRGGFGLLFAVAVIFTGCGSSSDGRDRDVVWAVGNADSNGYAALYRSDDGGTHWYRPDANATMLEGFDAQNLHVTAVDDVWVVGTVQTLVHTDDGGQTWAKYATFPDENSSIDLYGISALSPDEFWVSGSNGSVYHTKDGARHWEKMDPAAFHNGLVQGIKAIDALTIYAVGKPADSTGGFVSRSLDGGENWEAITLPDNYNANEWIGVKATDKDHIVVYGGRGHYSATADGGTTWINGLINVSGGVDGADINDLIMLDTVRWWSAMDLDNIFLTTDAGVHWNEQNSSGASNMFLVGIDAADAQHAVIAGMAAGSPQIGKLLLTRDGGTSWTQQLLTEMPMQKVMFAPAEDVNATEEEGGSMFASIIRTSVEGFVGGATGDIGGVVMGLILEKIGWGSQGDDEANKLLQSMNAKLDDILNDLQAIKESLDSLKVQLNLDMEIINKNILDPTDAITDIGTTHDEFDATFGGVKSGEGNQTEIHAFIDNHIVNDFHIENDVNTIHDAIVPPDIAKTPALTNFTNFVNDSYTQGYGTLTDAYKAMELYTSQLIVNQLKGVNLVVEAKHVEEGNASVTQYMGSYQTKLHEMLGDPGNGESFIYNAYRLALMHANPLPYQSGDDYFTDEAAALLKRAEFYRLLASGSKTFGPRILVFQTQDTPSDNSFYIANPDTILKNSQFGCVQADGSVPGATYVYWDGNSIKPETAYDVYECGITDPIEPRTYDILDQNPNPYIIALSTAKTIGQITVQRYDENYSVQPDGNYTYGHTTFFRRSALNHFAQDSEYWSAHTDGMYLSDTYGSAPWGTGILGQADGEYEYTGHYEIDGSFRYDGTQERTLYVDYDATYHMVTNSYYTGAGSSEAHAYVHFGVWDATAGQAATVFHSHHQDTVGDTKDTLQHPTGVAHFTAKPGHSYYVYFSMHVSGISGMPDDGTHSRVYLEEINYIYLHF, encoded by the coding sequence ATGCGATTCAATACTCTTTTCCGCGGGGGATTCGGCCTCCTGTTCGCCGTCGCCGTCATCTTTACCGGCTGCGGCTCCTCTTCGGACGGGCGGGACCGCGACGTTGTCTGGGCCGTCGGCAATGCCGACAGCAACGGTTACGCCGCGCTCTACCGCTCCGACGACGGCGGAACGCACTGGTACCGTCCCGATGCCAACGCCACGATGCTCGAAGGGTTCGATGCACAGAACCTCCACGTCACCGCTGTAGACGACGTCTGGGTCGTCGGGACGGTTCAAACCCTGGTGCATACCGATGACGGCGGGCAGACCTGGGCAAAATACGCGACCTTTCCCGATGAAAACAGCTCGATCGACCTGTACGGCATCTCTGCCCTCTCCCCCGACGAGTTCTGGGTCAGCGGCAGTAACGGCAGCGTCTACCATACAAAAGACGGCGCACGCCACTGGGAAAAGATGGATCCCGCCGCCTTTCATAACGGTCTTGTACAGGGGATCAAGGCGATCGATGCCCTGACGATCTACGCCGTCGGCAAGCCCGCCGACAGCACGGGCGGCTTTGTCTCCCGTTCGCTGGACGGAGGTGAGAACTGGGAAGCGATCACCCTGCCGGACAACTACAATGCCAACGAGTGGATCGGGGTCAAGGCGACCGATAAAGACCACATCGTCGTCTACGGGGGAAGGGGGCACTACAGCGCGACCGCCGACGGCGGCACGACCTGGATCAACGGCCTTATCAACGTCAGCGGTGGGGTCGACGGTGCCGACATCAACGACCTCATCATGCTTGACACTGTACGGTGGTGGAGCGCCATGGACCTTGACAACATCTTCCTGACCACGGACGCCGGAGTGCATTGGAACGAACAGAACAGCAGCGGCGCGAGCAATATGTTCCTGGTGGGAATAGACGCCGCCGATGCCCAGCACGCCGTCATCGCCGGGATGGCCGCGGGCTCTCCGCAGATCGGGAAGCTCCTACTGACCCGCGACGGCGGTACGAGCTGGACGCAGCAGCTCCTGACGGAGATGCCGATGCAAAAAGTGATGTTCGCCCCCGCTGAAGATGTCAATGCGACCGAAGAGGAGGGAGGCTCGATGTTCGCCTCCATCATCCGGACATCGGTCGAAGGATTCGTCGGCGGGGCGACGGGGGACATCGGCGGGGTGGTCATGGGGTTGATTCTCGAGAAGATCGGCTGGGGCAGCCAGGGGGATGACGAAGCGAACAAACTCCTTCAAAGCATGAACGCCAAACTCGACGATATCCTCAATGATCTCCAGGCGATCAAGGAGAGCCTCGACTCCCTCAAGGTACAGCTCAACCTCGATATGGAGATCATCAACAAAAACATCCTCGACCCCACCGATGCCATCACCGATATCGGCACGACGCACGACGAATTCGACGCGACTTTCGGCGGCGTGAAATCGGGCGAAGGGAATCAGACGGAGATCCATGCGTTTATCGACAATCACATCGTCAATGATTTTCACATCGAGAACGATGTGAATACCATCCACGACGCCATCGTCCCTCCCGATATCGCCAAAACACCGGCGCTGACCAACTTCACCAATTTCGTCAACGACAGCTATACCCAGGGCTACGGCACGCTGACCGATGCCTATAAGGCTATGGAGCTCTACACCTCCCAGCTTATCGTCAACCAGCTCAAGGGGGTGAACCTCGTTGTCGAAGCCAAACACGTCGAAGAGGGGAACGCGTCCGTGACACAGTACATGGGGAGCTACCAGACGAAGTTGCACGAGATGCTCGGCGATCCCGGCAACGGCGAAAGCTTCATCTACAATGCCTACCGCCTGGCCCTGATGCATGCCAACCCGCTGCCCTACCAGTCCGGCGACGACTACTTCACGGACGAAGCGGCCGCCCTGCTCAAACGCGCCGAATTCTACCGACTGCTGGCCTCCGGCAGCAAAACGTTCGGACCGCGCATCCTCGTGTTCCAGACGCAGGACACCCCCAGCGACAACAGCTTCTACATTGCCAATCCCGATACCATCTTAAAGAATTCGCAGTTCGGCTGTGTCCAGGCCGACGGATCGGTACCCGGCGCCACCTATGTCTACTGGGACGGCAACAGTATCAAGCCCGAAACCGCATACGACGTCTACGAGTGCGGCATTACCGATCCGATCGAGCCCCGTACCTACGATATCCTCGATCAGAACCCCAACCCCTACATCATTGCCCTGAGCACTGCGAAGACCATTGGACAGATCACCGTACAGCGTTACGATGAAAACTATAGCGTCCAGCCCGACGGGAACTACACCTACGGCCATACGACCTTTTTCCGCCGCAGCGCCCTGAACCACTTCGCACAAGATTCGGAATACTGGAGCGCGCACACCGATGGCATGTACCTCTCGGATACCTACGGCAGTGCACCGTGGGGCACCGGGATCCTCGGACAGGCCGACGGGGAATACGAATACACCGGCCACTATGAAATCGACGGCAGTTTCCGTTACGACGGGACGCAGGAGCGCACGCTCTATGTCGACTACGACGCGACGTACCATATGGTCACGAACAGCTACTACACCGGCGCCGGTTCAAGCGAAGCCCACGCCTATGTCCATTTCGGCGTCTGGGATGCGACGGCGGGCCAGGCGGCCACCGTCTTCCACAGCCATCACCAGGATACCGTCGGCGACACGAAAGACACCCTTCAGCACCCCACAGGTGTCGCACACTTCACCGCAAAACCGGGACACAGCTACTACGTCTATTTCAGTATGCATGTAAGCGGCATCAGCGGCATGCCGGACGACGGCACCCACTCGCGGGTCTATCTCGAAGAGATCAACTACATCTATCTGCACTTCTGA
- a CDS encoding AEC family transporter: MFIAIVAGSAWSVAGLPVTGMVVAPLFDAVQIVAKANTLLVTLLVGVTLGFDRLREIAGIAAAVLLLKLVVSPLLIALPAHYMALEAWQLQVLVIESAMPSAMLSVAFAKRYGCDVRLASQLVFATLLGSMATVTVMMRLLG; the protein is encoded by the coding sequence ATGTTCATCGCCATTGTAGCGGGGAGTGCCTGGAGCGTTGCCGGGCTGCCCGTGACGGGCATGGTGGTCGCACCGCTCTTCGACGCGGTGCAGATCGTCGCGAAAGCCAATACCCTGCTGGTCACTTTGCTCGTCGGGGTCACGCTCGGTTTCGACCGCCTCAGGGAGATCGCCGGTATCGCTGCGGCCGTGCTGCTCCTGAAGCTGGTCGTTTCCCCCCTCCTCATTGCTTTGCCGGCCCATTATATGGCGCTTGAAGCGTGGCAGCTCCAGGTGCTGGTGATTGAGTCCGCCATGCCCTCGGCGATGTTGAGCGTCGCCTTCGCCAAGCGCTACGGCTGCGACGTTCGGCTCGCCTCACAGCTGGTGTTCGCCACCCTGCTGGGCAGCATGGCGACGGTAACGGTCATGATGCGTCTGCTGGGATAG